ttacgtcactcccacgtgacggccaacacgccttgactaggtcggggtgtgtcaataatggactaaaattagattttcatGTTACTCATGGttctagttttttaattaatgtaaaaGTGTGAACCTTTGAGTTGTATTTCTCAGGATACTAAGTGTCTCTCGCATTACGATCCGCTAtgtaaagaaaaagataaataattaaaacatcaaaatataattaataaatgaggtgatTAATGTATCAATGGATTAAAATtggattttgatcttactcaaaattctagttttttaattaatgtaaaaGTGTGAACCTCTGATTAATGTCTCTCGCATTACGATCCGCTATGTAAAGAAAATCTGGGTGCGCCAATTTGCAAACAAGGTGAAACACGAGGACTTGTCATGTTcctttttctctcatttcttgTGGTTTGGGTTTTCTTTGCCCACTCAAGTAGTCTTTGTGGGGGATGGATGTAGAAAAAGGAAGCTCTTTTCATAAAATTCCGAGGTTGAGCAAAGACTTCTCCTCAAAGCATATGtttctttgtaaaaaaaaaaaaaaaaaaaaaaaaaaccatcttaAGACAAAAAGGGAATTAAGATCAGCTCTAGAATATTATGCAAGACTAATGTTGAGATGTGAATTGTTATGAATCAAATTACTTGAAAGACACACAATGTGATTTTTAAGGTATGAATCGTATtaggtttttgattatttgaatCAGAAGCTGAAAAGTTATAAGCCTGAAGCTTTCTCAAAGTACATTTTACACTGCATACCCATGGCAGTTTGAGGATGATCGGTACTCAAATGAAGAACAATGAGAAATTATGCTATGAAGATCTGGAGAACATTTGCATTTAAAATGCATGTGAATGCCCTCTCCAGGGCTACCTCACAATGTAGTTCAATGTCAAATGGATGTTTCCAATATTATTTCTTAAATGCGAAAATTCTTCAAATCTGCTTTCCTCCTAGGCTGGTGAAGGCGATTGTTGCAACTGGACCGGTGTTGCCTGCGACAATTTAACCAGTCACGTacatttcttctttctttatgtTACTTTTTATGGAAAATACATTTCTTTTTGAGTTGTGAGTTGAGTGTTgttttattctttctttatGTTACTTTATATGGAATATACGTTTCTTCTAGTTTAAGCTTTTTACTCTCAAAATAATTCTCTATCCTTCCAATTGTTGATGAGATTAGtgacaaaatataaaaacttaCATTGCAACTTGATCTCCTCAAAACTACCAAAATGCCAACGAAAAGTAGCGTTTCCCCTGTAAATCCGATTGGGTTAAATGTACAGCTTAAAAGGGTATTTCCCACCAACAACGCCACGTGTATGGTACTTTCAAATCCTTGGCCTTGGGTACTGTTCTCTTCTATTGAAATTAAATATCCATTGGTACTTGAGTGAAATAAAATCATTGGGGCCTTATACAAGGGCCAAACTTATTTTAGTTCCAAACATCTTGTTCATTTTTCTCCTCCTAATAAATTAGGGAAGAACTTTGTCTACCATTAAAAGAGATGAATGCTGAAAAAAGTGAGGagttttatttgattttattttcaagAAAAGTAGTTATTAATTTTCatctacagaaaaaaaaaattcggatcGACCAAGATAAATTTAATTGATCTACAAAAGAGAAGtaattaaaacatcaaaatataattaataaatgaggtgatTAATGTATTAatggactaaaattagattttgatcttactcatggttctagtttttttaattaatgtaaaaGTGTGAACCTTTGAGTTGTATTTCTCAAGTTACATAGTGTCTCTCGCATTACAATCCGAAAAAGGGAAAtaattaaaacatcaaaatataattaataaatgaggtgatTAATGTATCAATGGATTAAAATTAGATTTGATCTTACTCATAAttctagttttttaattaatttaaaagtgTGAACCTTTGATTAATGTCTCTCGCATTACGATCCACTATGTAAAGAAAATCTGGGTGCGCCAATTTGCAAACAAGGTGAAACACGAGGACTTGTAACGTTcctttttctctcatttcttgTGGTTTGGGTTTTCTTTGCCCACTCAAGTAGCTCAATTATTACTGTCTACCGTCTTTGTGGGGGATGGATGTAGAAAAAGGAAGCTCTTTTCATAAAATTCCAAGGTTGAGCAAAGACTTCTCCTCCAATCATATATACCACTGCTCTCAATTACTTGGGAAAAGCTATGAGAAATTAAGAGTAGTGAGAAATGAGTAATTGAGAGCAGTGGTTTATTAACCAAAACTATGAGAAATTAAATAGTCATTGGTACTTGAGTGAAATAAAATCATTGGGACCTTGTACAAGGCCAAACTTATTTTACTTCCAAACagcttgtttattttttttttctcctcctaATAAATTAGGGCAGAACATTGTCTACCCTAAAAGAGATGAATGGTGAAAAAagtgatgaattttttttttttttttttttaaaaagtgatgaatttttttatattttatttttaagcaaAAGTAGTTATTAATTTTCATCTAAaaagtgtgtgtgtatatagcACTCTAAATGTCTACAATGAGACATCTAATTCTAATTTTCTCAATTAAATATCCAATAGTACTAGAGTAAAATAAGGGCATTCGGCCTTGTCAATCTACAATTCTCTTCGGGAATTTGTTTTGGGGAGGGATCATCCTTTTTGTCTCATATCTCTTGGCCCACTTCCGTCTTTGGCGGGATGGATGTAGAAAAATGATTTCTAATAAATATAAAGAGTAGGGCCGAGGTTGTGTATATATAGCACTACTCTAAATTACTCATTCCTCACATCCATTACCTACTCCATATCTATATGGCGAGAGTGATGACACTTGTTTCCCTACTCACCTTTCTTCTATCCATTGCGTCTTTTACACTTACCTTATGCAATCGAAACCTTAATTTACCACCATGCAAAGAAAATGAGAGACGAGCCCTTCTTATGTTCAAGAAAGATCTCATTGATTCTTCAAATCTGCTTTCCTCTTGGGTTGGAGAAGGCGATTGTTGCACCTGGACTGGTGTTGCCTGCGACAATGTAACCGCTCATGTCCGAGAGCTCCACCTTGCTGGTAATTATGATCAAGTGACTGGTGAGGAACATACGCTGGGTGGTAAGGTAAATCCTTCTCTCCTCAATTTAAAGCATCTCAGCTACTTGGATTTAAGCGGCAATCATTTTGAAGGACTACAGATTCCCGGCTTTTTGGGTTCTCTTAAAGGTTGAAGACATCTTGACCTCTCGTTTGCAGGGTTCAACGGAACCATTCCTCATCAGTTGGGAAATCTCTCGAGCCTGCGTTATCTGGACCTTTCTTCCAACTCTGATTTGATGGTCGAGAATCTCAAATGGCTCTCTGGTCTTTCTCTGTTGAAACATCTTGACATGAGTTATGTAGATCTTACCAGCGCATCTTGTTGGTTACATGTAAACACACTCCCTTCTCTGCTGGTAGAGTTACATTGTCTTTACTGCAGACTTTATCACATGCCAAGTGGTATTGCGAACTTGACAAGTCTTAAATTTCTTTATCTACCCGGGAACTATTTCAACTCTACCATACCTTCATGGTTGTACAGTTTGAACCATCTTGAGTCCCTTGATCTTTCTCAGAATGCTTTCCATGGTGAAATTTCGAGTTCCCTTGGAAACTTGACAGCCCTTGTTGATCTTCAATTAAGTTGGAATCAGCTTGAAGGGGAAATCCCAAACTCATTGGGAAATCTTTGTAAGTTGACTTCTGTTGATCTATTGTCAAATAATTTTAGGGGGAGGGTATCAGAAATCTTTGAAAGTTTGTCTCGGTGTAGTTCTGATCAAATAGATTCTTTAGATTTTTCGACTAATAATTTTTCAGGTCATTTATCTGGTAAGCTAGGAATTTTTAAACATTTAAGTTCTCTTGATCTTTCATATAATTCTATATCAAGTCACATTCCAATATCCTTAGGAAATCTATCAAGCTTACAATACTTGGTCATTGATCACAATTCATTCGAGGGTGTTGTCTCTGAAGCTCATTTTACTAATCTTACAAGATTGAAAATCTTTACTGCAAATGAGAACTCCTTGACTCTTAAAACCAACTATGACTGGGTTCCTCCATTTCAACTTTCTATCTTGAGTTTAGATTCTTGGCGTCTGGACCCATCAGAGTTGCCTGCTTGGCTTCAGAGTCAAAAACATTTGCACTTTCTTCACATGTCCAATTCAGGAATTTCAGGTACCATTCCGACTTGGTTTTGGAACATTTTTTCGTATGGTGTAGGAAACTATGTGGATCTCTCGAGTAATCAATTGTCCGGGGAGGTTCCAAACATAGTTTCTATAGGTTCAGAATTTGTAATTGACTTAAGATCTAACCAGTTCAACGGTTCATTGCCTCTTGTGTCTTCGACAGTGTCCACACTagatctttccaattcatcattTTCGGGAACTCTCTCTCACTTCTTTTGTGATAGGAGTGATGTACCTAAAAAGCTTCAAGTTCTTTATCTACATAACAATCTCCTCAATGGAGAAATTACTGATTGTTGGTTACACTGGCCAAACTTGACAACTGTGAATTTAGATCACAACAATTTGACAGGGAAAATTCCAAAGCTCTATTGGAGACTTACTTTCCCTTCGATCATTGCACTTGCGCAATAATAGCCTATCTGGAGAATTACCCCTGTCCCTACAAAACTGTGAGCAGTTGTTACTTCTTGACCTTGCTGAAAACAAGTTTGTTGGAGGCATTCCAATATGGTTTGGGCAAAGCTTGGTAGTTCTTACTCTTCGTTCAAACAAGTTTCATGGCGCCATTCCTGATGAACTTTGTAGTCTCACAAGTCTCCAAATCTTGGACCTTGCGCATAACAATCTCTCGGGAACGATACCAAGATGCTTCcaaaaattttcatccatggcCACTACCTTTTCAAGCGAAGGATGTACCAGTATTGCAAAGGCCGGTATTATTTTTGATATGATTGATAAGCTCTACATAGGGAATACCTACATAGAGAATGTGGATTTTGTGTAAAGGCAGAGAAGTGAAATATGACACAGTGCTTCGTTTGGTAACTAGCTTGGACCTTTCAAGTAACATGATATATGAAGAAATCCCCGAAGAGCTGACCAACCTCATTATCTTGCAAACATTGAATTTATCTTCTGACCAGAAGAATCCCTTCCAAAATCGGGGATATGAGAATGTTAGAGTCGCTTGATTTGTCCGTGAACCAACTTTCTGGCGAAATTTCTCCAAGCATATCGAACTTGACATTTCTCAGTTATTTGAATTTGTCCTATAACAATCTGATAGGGCAGATTCCAAAAAGCACTCAACTTCAGAGCTTTGATCAGTCTAGTTATGTTGGCAATAAACTTTGCGGACCTCCATTGGAAGAGCGTTGCAGTACAAATGAGGTCATGCCACCGATAGGTGATGGGAAGCACAGAGAAGGTCATTTACTTGAAGACGGTGGGTTCTATTTGAGCTTGGGGCTTGGATTTGCATTTGGGTTTTGGATTATTCTTGGTTCATTGTTGTCTAATGTGCCATGGAGCAATGCATTTTCTCAGTTCCAAAATAACATTGTGAAGAAGCTCTATGCCGCAATCGTTGAACGTTATTaactatttttttatgttttttctttttttcttttgaactttatttaatttcttatgtaatttttatgttatttcttatttatttttaaaactttatttatttttatttaatttattatgcaattttaatgtaattatttatttatttttgtactttatttaaacacatgaaataagattacataaactcaccaaataaacttaaaaacaaaacacactacatagaattacataaacttaaaaaaaaatacaatttattcttcaaccacaagcctcattttaattatcttcatcttcatgcaatccccactggtgctcaatcaagtcattctggcgggttacgtgccagtatggctcttgcacATCAGTGTACCACTgaacgatcaattcattgtaatGTCCATCACGTTCAAGGGATCTTCGGTCCAGTCATGAGCACAgtatacgtgttcttgagttgttcatcgaATCCGGCTTATATTCATCGAcgacatcataatcatactcatcttcaacaatcatgttgtggagaataatacatgtcatcatgatggatcaaagagcctcgacatcaaacattctagctgcagccctgacaatcgcccaacgagcttgcaggataccaaaacaacgctcgacatccttcttacacccttcttgacattttgcgaagtgtttttccttttcagtctgtggatgtggcactgttttgacaaatgttgaccaccttgggtaaatgccatctgcaaggtagtatgATCCCTCGTATTGGGTAGCATTAACCCAATATATGCATCTCAGCGAGTTTCCTTGCAGTAGTTTGTCGAACATtagggattgggcaaggacatttaggtcattctgagctcctggaacaccaaaaaaagcatgccaaatccatgtatcaaatgaagcaaccgcttccaaaatgatgcTTTTGGCTCATTTTCTGTCACCATAAGCTCCTTGccacgcacttggacagtttttccaagtctaGTACATGcaatcgatgcttccaatcatgccagggaagtctcacatctcacccttcctcagaAGCCTTCGCATGTCCCTTGGTGTGGGTGTTCAGAGGTACTCATTGGTGTAAAAGGCTTCAATTGCAAAGCAAAACCGCATCAGGGACTCCATAACAGCTGTTTTTCCCATCCTcgcgatctcatccacttgatctgcagatactccatatgcaagcattcgcaaAGATGCcataattttttgctcaggaataagacctagaacatgaaaagcatcctctttttgcacaaagtatggatcatggttgcaaatagcacTCATGATTTTTTCGaacaaatttcgttgcattctaaaacgatGTCTAAAAACACGATCAGGGAATATGctgttgggaataaaataatcttccaatagaTCTTTATATcgtctttccctttttttatcGAGGTTTGCAGCACGTCTTGGTTTGGCTATCTGACCCACGGTTTCCATGACACAGCGGGAATGTGATGCCCTCTGGCTTTTATggtgatcatcctcatcctcctccatgaagaaagcctcatctccacctccaccttcctcgagattggccaattatgcctgttgtgccaacaaccttTCATGTTGCTCCTGCAACTGTTTATACAGTCTCCTTGAAGAACACATTGTAATAAGAACTCAggatttgaaaacgatgaacaaggattctgagctaaaaagaaggattgagcttggtgtgaggatggatgtagggatgtagggtttatatggacaaaaaaagaaaggatga
Above is a window of Malus sylvestris chromosome 15, drMalSylv7.2, whole genome shotgun sequence DNA encoding:
- the LOC126602026 gene encoding receptor-like protein EIX2, coding for MARVMTLVSLLTFLLSIASFTLTLCNRNLNLPPCKENERRALLMFKKDLIDSSNLLSSWVGEGDCCTWTGVACDNVTAHVRELHLAGNYDQVTGEEHTLGGKGSTEPFLISWEISRACVIWTFLPTLI